The Synechocystis sp. PCC 6714 genome includes the window AAACTCCTAGCATTAGGGTCGCTTTAGCCGGGCGATTTGGAAGACAAATGAAAACGCCGTCAACAAGTGCTTAGAATCCACTGCTGGAGGTTTGAGTCTGTCTCTCGAAGTTGCCATAATTGGGGCTAGTTAGGAGGACAGACTGATTGTTAGTGCCGGGCTACCATTTCCTTATCTTTGGCGAGAAATACTTCTAGTTCTTCCAGCATTTCCGCATCGACTTTAGTTTGCATGGGGCAGAATTTGGGCCCACACATGGAACAGAATTCAGCGGTTTTGTAAATATCCGCTGGCAAAGTTTCATCGTGGTATTCCTTGGCCCGCTCTGGATCAAGGGACAACTCAAACTGACGGTTCCAGTCGAAGTTATAGCGGGCTTTGGAAAGTTCGTCATCCCGATCCCTGGCCCCTGGGCGATGGCGGGCAATGTCGGCGGCGTGGGCGGCAATTTTATAGGCGATTAAACCGTTGCGTACATCTTCGGCGTTGGGTAAACCTAGATGCTCCTTGGGGGTAACGTAACAGAGCATGGCGGTACCGTGCCAACCGGCGATCGCCGCTCCGATGGCGGAGGTGATGTGGTCATAACCGGGGGCAATGTCCGTTACCAGGGGGCCAAGAACATAGAAAGGTGCTTCACTGCACTCTTCCATTTGCTTTTTAACGTTGAACTCAATTTGGTCAATGGGTACGTGGCCAGGGCCTTCCACCATCACCTGGACATCATGTTCCCAAGCCCGGCGGGTTAATTGACCGAGGGTTTTTAACTCAGACAATTGGGCATCATCGGAAGCATCGTGGGTACAACCGGGGCGCAGAGAATCCCCTAAGCTGAAGGAAACATCATACTTTTTGAAGATTTCAATAATCTCGTCAAAGTGGGTGTAGAGGGGATTTTGCTTGTGGTGATGCAACATCCATTTAGCAATAATGCCACCGCCGCGGGAAACAATGCCGGTGATGCGGGATTTCACCAAAGGCAAATATTCAATTAGTAGCCCCGCATGGATGGTCATATAGTCGACCCCTTGCTGAGCATGCTTTTCGATGATGTGGAGAAAATCGTCCGGGGTTAAATTTTCAATGCTACCGTGGACGCTCTCCAGGGCTTGGTAAATGGGTACGGTACCAATGGGGACGGGGGAAGCGTTGATGATGGCGGTACGAATTACATCCAAGTCGCCACCACCGGTGGATAAATCCATCACCGTATCTGCACCATATTTAACGGAAAGCAAAAGCTTTTCCACTTCCTCGTCAATGTTGGAGGAGTTGGGGGAAGCACCAATGTTGGCATTGACCTTACATTTGGAAGCAATGCCGATCGCCATCGGTTCCAAGTTGGTGTGGTTGATGTTGGCGGGGATAATCATTCGTCCCCGGGCCACTTCATCTTTAATCAAATCAACGGGCAGGTTCTCTCGCTTCGCCACATAGTCCATTTCCTCGGTGATCACCCCTTTGCGGGCATAGTGCATCTGGGAAACATTGGTTTGTCCCTGGCGCTTAGCAACCCAAGCAGTTCTCATACAAATTTCCTCGAATGGTGAGCTTCCCTCCGCTGGTATTACCCAGTCTCAGGTTCTAAGGGTTTTTCTCAGCCTAGCTTTCTAGACACCCCTAGCTATGGCAAATTTTAGCATCATTTTTCGGGGGACCAGAAAGCAAAATTCTGGCTTAACCCAACAAAGGCGGCAGATTAAGCAATGGGTGGCACTATTAGGATTGGGATTAACTACATTTAATCCACGATGATTCTAAATATTTTTGAGCCTGCGGCAACTGGAGCCTGGGCAGAAGAACGCATGATGCATGTTGAACTCACTGATGGCCGCATTATTGGTTTCCCTGGCGATAGTTTTCGTCTTCTGAAGCAGAGAACAAATGAGCAGTTGGCGGCGGTTAAGGTTGAGCTAAATGGTTATGCTTTAAGACGGGAAGGATTAGATGAAGATATTACGGTTCCTGGCATTGTAGCGGGTCGTTTTCAGCTTCCACTTTCTTGATGCAGACGATTAAAGTTTGCAATATGAAATATATCTTCTCGGGCATCGACGAAGATCGACAATTTGTTTTGTAATTAAAAATCTATAAACTCTATCGAATACTGTAGAAAATATACAATCATTCCGGTAAAGTTTCCAGGATGATATTCTCATAAATTTCGTCAACGGAGCAGTCAAATTCAAGGCTGGGAATATGGAAAACTTCATCACTACTATAGTCGCAATAGATCCAGATATCAGCAGTTTGCCGTTGATAAACTTCCACCAACACTTGATCGGTATTAACTAATAAATACTCTTGCAAACTAGGGATTTGTCGATAATATCTCAACTTGCGGGAACGGTCATAGTTGGCAGTACTGGGAGAAAGTACTTCAATGATCACCTTGGGATGTTGAATCCATTGGGTGGCGTTAAGATCCTGGGGATGACAACTAATCACCAAATCGGGATAAAAATAACGATCGCCTCGTTTTGCCTGCACTTTGACATCGGACATATTGAGACGGCAACCCCGATGCTTAATGTGGGGTCGCAGAATAGTCAGCAGATTAATGGCAAGGTCATTGTGGGGAATACTGCCACCAGTCATGGCCAGAATTTCTCCATCAATGTACTCGTGACGGATTTCTTGTTTTGCTTCCCAGGCCAGATATTCTTCTGGGGTAAGTGGCGGTAGTTGGGATTGGAGAGCAGAAATCATGGTTAATTTGCCATCAATGGGACAATCGCCATTGGGTTGATCAACAATTACATTTTAAAGACAAGTTTTGCAAAATCGCCCCAATATTGCCTTAGGCCTGTGGGAAAATCCCTTAAATCATACCTTTAATAATCTGCCCCTATGAAACGCCGTCAAATCCTTGGTCAATCGGCGATCGCCGCTGGAACCGCCGCCAGTTTAATTGCCTGTGGCCAGGCCACCACCTCCGACAGTAAAACCAGTACTGGGGGAGATTTGCCCAATATTCGTTGGCGCATGGTCACCAGTTGGCCCAAATCCCTCGACACTCTTTTTGGGGGTGCTGAAGACTTCTGCAAGGCGATCGCCGCCATGACCGGGGGAAAATTCCAGATTACGCCCTACGCCGCTGGGGAAATTGTGCCGGGGCTGGAAGTATTGGATGCGGTGCAAAACGGCACCGTTGAGTGTGGCCACACCGCCAGTTACTATTACATTGGCAAAAATCCGGCCCTCGGTTTTGCCTGTGTGATGCCCTTTGGTTTGACGGCCCAACAACAAAATGCCTGGCTCTATGCCGGGGGAGGGCTAGAGATGATGCAAAAGGTTTACAGCGACTTCAATATCATTAATTTCACTGCGGGTAACACCGGGGCCCAGATGGCCGGTTGGTTTAAAAAACCAGTGGAATCCCTAGCGGATTTGCGGGGCTTGAAAATGCGTATTCCCGGTTTGGGGGGACAAGTGATGGCCAAGCTAGGGGTTAACGTCCAGGTAATCCCTGGGGGAGAATTATTCCTAGCCCTAGACCGGGGTACCATTGATGCGGCGGAATGGGTCGGCCCCTACGACGACGAAAAACTGGGATTAAATAAGGCGGCGCGGTACTATTACTATCCTGGTTGGTGGGAGCCAGGCCCCAGCTTAGACGTATTGGTGAACCAAAGCCAATGGGCGAAATTACCTCCGGAATACCAAGCTATTTTCCAGGAAGCAGCCCGTAGTGCTAATCTGCTCATGCTATCCCGTTACGAAACTTTTAATAGCATTGCCCTGAAAAAATTAGTAGACGGGGGTACAATTCTCAAAGCATTTTCTCCGGAAATTTTAACTGTAGCCCAAGAAACTTCCCAGGCATTGTTAGAAGAATTTGCCGGCAAAGATATCCAATTTAAGGAGATTTATCAGCAATGGAAAGCATTCCGTACTCAAATACTTGCTTGGAACGTCATCAATGAGCTCAGTTATGCCCAACAGTTATCATCCCAGTAGCCCCTGTGCCAAAATAACGGGAGAGTTACTGTAACGGGTCAAAGGCATTCCGGTGGAAAAAGGTCAATTAGTTGAATTTCGGCATCAAGGGGAACGGCGGTTGGCAGTGGTCGATCGCCCGGATGGCAAAAAAGATTGGGTCGTCATTGACCAACAGGGACAAAACCATAAGTTAAAGCCCCAACGGGTGGAGTATGAAATTCCTGGGGGACCCTACACCGTTGCTGATTTACCGAGTTTTTTAGGGGAAGTGGAGCCATACCTAGACCCTTCTAGTTTGGAGGTGGCCTGGGAGCTATTGGTGGAAGACGGGGAAAGCATCACCCCAGCGGATCTAGCCCTGTTATTGTTTTCTGAGCAAAGCCCAAGCCAATGCTACGCCGCCCACGCCCTGCTAGCGGAAGATAAACTCTACTTCAAACAAAAAGGCGATCGGTATG containing:
- the thiC gene encoding phosphomethylpyrimidine synthase; the protein is MRTAWVAKRQGQTNVSQMHYARKGVITEEMDYVAKRENLPVDLIKDEVARGRMIIPANINHTNLEPMAIGIASKCKVNANIGASPNSSNIDEEVEKLLLSVKYGADTVMDLSTGGGDLDVIRTAIINASPVPIGTVPIYQALESVHGSIENLTPDDFLHIIEKHAQQGVDYMTIHAGLLIEYLPLVKSRITGIVSRGGGIIAKWMLHHHKQNPLYTHFDEIIEIFKKYDVSFSLGDSLRPGCTHDASDDAQLSELKTLGQLTRRAWEHDVQVMVEGPGHVPIDQIEFNVKKQMEECSEAPFYVLGPLVTDIAPGYDHITSAIGAAIAGWHGTAMLCYVTPKEHLGLPNAEDVRNGLIAYKIAAHAADIARHRPGARDRDDELSKARYNFDWNRQFELSLDPERAKEYHDETLPADIYKTAEFCSMCGPKFCPMQTKVDAEMLEELEVFLAKDKEMVARH
- a CDS encoding DUF2442 domain-containing protein, whose product is MILNIFEPAATGAWAEERMMHVELTDGRIIGFPGDSFRLLKQRTNEQLAAVKVELNGYALRREGLDEDITVPGIVAGRFQLPLS
- a CDS encoding Uma2 family endonuclease, whose translation is MISALQSQLPPLTPEEYLAWEAKQEIRHEYIDGEILAMTGGSIPHNDLAINLLTILRPHIKHRGCRLNMSDVKVQAKRGDRYFYPDLVISCHPQDLNATQWIQHPKVIIEVLSPSTANYDRSRKLRYYRQIPSLQEYLLVNTDQVLVEVYQRQTADIWIYCDYSSDEVFHIPSLEFDCSVDEIYENIILETLPE
- a CDS encoding TRAP transporter substrate-binding protein; its protein translation is MKRRQILGQSAIAAGTAASLIACGQATTSDSKTSTGGDLPNIRWRMVTSWPKSLDTLFGGAEDFCKAIAAMTGGKFQITPYAAGEIVPGLEVLDAVQNGTVECGHTASYYYIGKNPALGFACVMPFGLTAQQQNAWLYAGGGLEMMQKVYSDFNIINFTAGNTGAQMAGWFKKPVESLADLRGLKMRIPGLGGQVMAKLGVNVQVIPGGELFLALDRGTIDAAEWVGPYDDEKLGLNKAARYYYYPGWWEPGPSLDVLVNQSQWAKLPPEYQAIFQEAARSANLLMLSRYETFNSIALKKLVDGGTILKAFSPEILTVAQETSQALLEEFAGKDIQFKEIYQQWKAFRTQILAWNVINELSYAQQLSSQ